The genomic region CGGCGTCGCGGATGACGTTCTCCAGGAAGACCTTGAGCACCCCGCGGGTCTCCTCGTAGATCAGACCGGAGATCCGCTTCACTCCGCCGCGGCGAGCCAGACGGCGGATGGCGGGTTTGGTGATTCCCTGGATGTTATCACGGAGCACTTTACGGTGACGCTTAGCGCCTCCTTTACCGAGTCCCTTTCCTCCTTTGCCTCTTCCGCTCATCTTTCAGCTTTA from Micropterus dolomieu isolate WLL.071019.BEF.003 ecotype Adirondacks unplaced genomic scaffold, ASM2129224v1 contig_12724, whole genome shotgun sequence harbors:
- the LOC123966120 gene encoding histone H4, giving the protein MSGRGKGGKGLGKGGAKRHRKVLRDNIQGITKPAIRRLARRGGVKRISGLIYEETRGVLKVFLENVIRDAVTYTEHAKRKTVTAMDVVYALKRQGRTLYGFGG